A genomic window from Halorubrum lacusprofundi ATCC 49239 includes:
- a CDS encoding formate/nitrite transporter family protein, producing the protein MTDSTRPDDDSMREVVERSRSGAPAVGEAVRDRFSSDEVFQRIIAAADEEVTSGSRELFFSGLAAGLAITITFMLYASLTAATDSHPILSVLLYPLGFIYIIIGGYQLYTENTLPPVALTLERLASIPTLLRHWTIVLAGNFIGGGIGALVLSYGGVFTGDTVDAARYISEGGFSIGAVPLFFKAAMAGLIVAGVVWVGFASTDSVSRMLVVYLAFLAIPLGDLFHVVVSFTEVLYLFFEYNIPLYGAEISLYSGIVGFVIPVLIGNTIGGIVLVTLVNYFQTSQERLEEARFEGVTRRLTVPEWVLGRAAGRSYVPILDATEATLFANEGYRIMVPITNPRTDGPIVELASQIASDHEDGLVHIVHVVQAPERMSLSAGAGRIADVSEEGMAGLRETAEEYDIDVSTSTVVSHRSFEEVFNMARRTRPDAVLMGWGEDQLWNAARAERPIDELTNQLPCDFLILNESDLDTSRVLLPTSGGPDSTLGAEVASVLSRTADAEVSLLHVVNGPENRTEGEGFLTAWAAENGLSDAERIVDDSGDVEGAIAREAADNTLVIIGATEKGLLSRLVSNSLHLDVIHDVDCSVLLAERPSNRSLRDRLFGPGRRVSGPPDGGVERDPDEASGAKIGDSGRRRDEESDDLASGDDDGTDDAGDVSNDGNAGDNGNGDDSDEGDEAADRSVITDHDDPEEEDDEGEADDSLSREPAVITDHDEPDEEEEDSEEADDEGDESETDDETRSA; encoded by the coding sequence GTGACCGACTCGACACGCCCCGACGACGATTCGATGCGCGAAGTCGTCGAGCGCTCCCGCAGCGGTGCGCCCGCGGTCGGCGAAGCGGTTCGGGACCGCTTCTCGTCCGACGAGGTGTTCCAGCGGATCATCGCTGCCGCGGACGAGGAGGTGACCTCCGGGAGCCGCGAACTCTTCTTCAGCGGGCTCGCGGCGGGGCTGGCGATCACGATCACCTTCATGCTGTACGCATCGCTGACGGCCGCGACCGATTCCCATCCGATCTTGAGCGTGCTCCTCTATCCGCTCGGGTTCATCTACATCATCATCGGCGGCTACCAGCTGTACACCGAGAACACGCTCCCGCCGGTCGCGCTGACCTTGGAACGGCTTGCGAGTATCCCCACACTCCTCCGCCATTGGACGATCGTGCTCGCGGGCAACTTCATCGGCGGCGGGATCGGCGCGCTCGTGCTCTCGTACGGCGGCGTCTTCACGGGCGACACCGTCGACGCGGCGCGGTACATCTCCGAGGGTGGATTCAGCATCGGCGCCGTCCCACTGTTTTTCAAGGCCGCGATGGCGGGACTGATCGTCGCCGGCGTCGTCTGGGTCGGCTTCGCCTCGACCGACTCCGTGAGCCGGATGCTCGTCGTCTACCTCGCGTTCCTCGCGATCCCGCTCGGCGACCTGTTCCACGTGGTCGTCTCGTTCACCGAAGTCCTCTACCTGTTCTTCGAGTACAATATCCCGCTGTACGGTGCGGAGATCAGCCTCTACTCCGGGATCGTCGGCTTCGTGATCCCGGTGTTGATCGGGAACACCATCGGCGGGATCGTCTTGGTCACGCTGGTGAACTACTTCCAGACCAGCCAGGAGCGCTTAGAGGAGGCGCGCTTCGAGGGAGTCACCCGCCGGCTCACGGTGCCGGAGTGGGTGCTCGGTCGCGCCGCCGGGCGCTCGTACGTCCCGATCTTGGACGCCACGGAGGCGACGCTGTTCGCAAACGAAGGCTACCGGATCATGGTCCCCATCACGAACCCGCGGACCGACGGCCCTATCGTCGAGCTTGCGAGTCAGATCGCGAGCGACCACGAGGACGGACTCGTCCACATCGTCCACGTCGTGCAGGCGCCAGAGCGGATGTCGCTGTCGGCGGGCGCCGGCCGGATCGCCGACGTCTCCGAGGAGGGGATGGCCGGGCTCCGCGAGACCGCCGAGGAGTACGACATCGACGTCTCCACCTCAACGGTCGTCTCGCACCGCTCCTTCGAGGAGGTGTTCAACATGGCCCGTCGGACCCGTCCGGACGCCGTGTTGATGGGATGGGGCGAAGACCAGCTGTGGAACGCCGCCCGTGCGGAGCGACCGATCGACGAGCTGACCAACCAGCTCCCGTGCGACTTCCTCATCCTGAACGAGAGCGACCTCGACACCTCGCGGGTCCTGCTCCCGACCTCCGGCGGCCCGGACTCGACGCTGGGCGCGGAGGTCGCGAGCGTGCTCTCTCGGACCGCCGACGCCGAGGTGAGCCTGCTTCACGTCGTCAACGGTCCCGAGAACCGCACCGAGGGCGAGGGGTTCCTCACCGCCTGGGCCGCGGAGAACGGGCTCTCGGACGCCGAGCGTATCGTCGACGACAGCGGCGACGTCGAGGGAGCCATCGCTCGGGAGGCCGCGGACAACACCCTCGTCATCATCGGCGCGACGGAGAAGGGGCTGCTCTCGCGGCTCGTCTCGAACTCCCTGCATCTCGACGTGATCCACGACGTGGACTGTTCGGTGCTGCTCGCCGAGCGCCCGAGCAACCGCTCGCTCCGGGATCGGCTCTTCGGTCCCGGACGGCGGGTGTCCGGGCCGCCGGACGGAGGCGTCGAGCGCGATCCGGACGAGGCAAGCGGGGCGAAGATTGGCGATTCGGGCCGACGGAGGGACGAGGAGTCCGATGATCTCGCGTCGGGAGACGACGACGGAACGGATGACGCCGGCGACGTTAGCAACGACGGCAACGCTGGCGATAACGGGAACGGCGACGACAGTGACGAGGGCGACGAAGCCGCAGACCGATCGGTGATCACGGATCACGACGATCCCGAGGAGGAGGACGACGAGGGCGAGGCGGATGACAGCCTCTCGCGAGAGCCGGCGGTGATCACGGATCACGACGAGCCCGACGAAGAGGAGGAAGACAGCGAGGAAGCGGACGACGAGGGTGACGAGAGCGAGACGGACGACGAGACCCGCTCCGCCTGA